In the genome of Raphanus sativus cultivar WK10039 chromosome 4, ASM80110v3, whole genome shotgun sequence, one region contains:
- the LOC108854786 gene encoding transcription termination factor MTEF18, mitochondrial has product MMRFRLKIAHFNIGIAFSSIAHQTQASRSELYHVRCFQSGRFVCEGDESSSSSSRHWSQSPTRVFGNRVSRAMKNEAQKALFDYLHHTRTLSFVDAEHISNNSPRFISSLLSKIDTRKEDISQSLTKFLRYNPINEFEPFFESLGLRPCEISRFLQRDLVLLSDDTVLFENFHVLCNYGIPRSKIGCVYKEAREIFGYENGVLLSKLEAYERLGLSKPIVIKLVTYSPSLLVGDIHREFVDVVGKLKDLDMACDWLGRYLSDRKTYNWGSVLETMELLEKMGFKEEKLSSLLKTYPDLVGETSGKKAYVMFDKLLKVGLEMDEIDKLVIDHPEMLLDKSVKSILAALKYMIRIRLEKQFIVRILQQHMKLICSTSLLGPKAVCSKLKIGREELHQIIKEEPLKLFSLASKTTKRRIELDSLDFRNAEKRAFLLKIGYVENSDEMVSALKRFQGRGDELQERFDSLVKAGLDYNVVTEVVKRAPHILSRPKDIIEKKIDLLKDYLGYPVESLVESPTYLCYSMERIHQRFSMYIWLRERDAVVPRLTLGTIVGISNTRFLSYFVNSHPEGPATWESIKKSST; this is encoded by the coding sequence ATGATGCGTTTTAGGCTAAAGATTGCTCATTTTAACATTGGCATTGCTTTCTCCTCCATCGCTCACCAAACCCAAGCTTCAAGGTCCGAACTTTATCATGTTAGATGTTTCCAAAGTGGTAGATTTGTCTGCGAGGGTGAtgaatcatcttcttcttcttcaagacaTTGGTCTCAGTCACCCACACGGGTTTTCGGGAACAGGGTTTCCCGAGCTATGAAGAACGAAGCTCAAAAGGCTCTCTTTGATTACTTGCATCACACTAGAACTCTCAGTTTCGTTGATGCAGAGCATATAAGCAACAACTCCCCTCGTTTCATCTCCTCTTTGTTGTCCAAGATCGATACCAGGAAAGAGGATATATCTCAGTCTTTGACTAAGTTTCTAAGATACAACCCCATCAACGAGTTTGAGCCATTTTTCGAGAGTCTTGGTCTGCGTCCTTGTGAGATCTCTCGTTTTCTCCAACGAGACCTTGTGCTTCTGAGTGATGACACTGTCCTGTTTGAGAATTTTCATGTTCTTTGCAACTACGGGATTCCTCGTAGCAAGATTGGTTGTGTGTATAAAGAAGCGAGAGAGATTTTCGGATATGAGAATGGGGTTTTGTTGTCGAAGCTCGAAGCTTATGAGAGATTAGGTCTTAGCAAGCCTATAGTCATTAAGCTTGTAACTTATTCCCCCTCGCTTCTGGTCGGTGATATTCATAGGGAGTTTGTTGATGTGGTTGGTAAGTTAAAGGATTTAGACATGGCATGTGATTGGCTTGGGAGGTATTTGTCTGACAGAAAAACATATAACTGGGGGAGTGTTCTTGAGACAATGGAGCTTCTTGAGAAGATGGGATTCAAAGAGGAGAAGTTGAGTAGCCTTTTGAAAACGTATCCTGACTTGGTGGGTGAAACTTCTGGGAAGAAAGCTTATGTGATGTTTGATAAGTTGCTTAAAGTGGGACTTGAGATGGATGAAATCGATAAGCTAGTGATAGACCACCCAGAGATGTTACTAGACAAGTCTGTGAAAAGCATTTTGGCGGCTTTGAAATACATGATACGTATCAGATTGGAGAAGCAGTTTATCGTTAGAATTTTACAGCAACACATGAAGCTTATCTGTTCAACTTCTCTGCTAGGACCAAAAGCTGTTTGCAGTAAACTGAAGATCGGAAGAGAAGAGTTACATCAGATCATTAAGGAAGAGCCTTTGAAACTGTTCAGTTTAGCTTCTAAAACAACAAAGAGAAGAATTGAACTTGATTCACTGGATTTCAGGAACGCTGAGAAGAGAGCCTTCTTGTTGAAGATAGGGTATGTAGAGAACTCCGATGAGATGGTGAGTGCTCTGAAGAGGTTCCAAGGGAGGGGAGATGAGCTACAAGAGAGATTTGATTCCCTTGTGAAAGCTGGTTTGGATTATAATGTGGTTACAGAGGTTGTTAAGCGAGCTCCTCACATACTCAGCCGGCCTAAAGATATCATTGAGAAGAAGATCGATCTTCTAAAAGATTATCTAGGTTACCCAGTGGAATCTCTTGTAGAGTCCCCAACCTATTTGTGTTATAGTATGGAGAGAATACATCAGAGATTCTCAATGTATATTTGGCTGAGGGAAAGAGATGCAGTAGTGCCGAGGCTGACACTAGGCACTATTGTGGGTATTTCTAATACCAGGTTCTTGTCATACTTTGTTAATTCCCACCCTGAAGGTCCAGCTACTTGGGAAAGTATAAAGAAATCATCTACCTGA
- the LOC108854785 gene encoding regulatory protein NPR3, with product MATLTEPSSSLSFTSSHFSNVSVGSNHFSPSSASNLEVVSLSKLSSNLEQLLSNPDCDYTDAEIIVDGVPVGVHRCILSARSKFFQELFKKDKKSSKVEKPKYHLKEVLPYGGAVGHEAFVYFLSYIYTGRLKPFPLEVSTCVDSVCAHDSCRPAIDFVVELMYASSILQVPELVSSFQRRLCNFVEKSLVENVIPILLVAFNCKLTQLLDQCIERVARSDLYRFCIEKEVPGEVAEKIQQKRLKSPQEENSPKVSDKTLERIGKILKALDSDDVELVKLLLTESDITLDEANGLHYSVVYSDPKVVAEILALDMGDVNHRNSRGYTVLHLAAMRKEPSIIISLLKKGANASGFTCDGRSAVNICRRLTTPKDYNTKKAKGREASKARLCIDLLEREVRRNPMVVDSPMCSLSMPEDLQMRLLYLEKRVGLAQLFFPTEAKVAMDIANVEGTSEFTGLPPPSNGLTGNLSQVDLNETPHMHTKRLLTRMEALMNTVETGRRYFPYGSEVLDKYMEEYIDDDLLDDLQIEKGSPQEKRLKRMRYRELKDDVQKAYSKDKESKIARSCLSASPSPSSSSSLRGDGLRNST from the exons atggcgACTTTAACTGAACCATCATCATCTTTAAGCTTCACGTCTTCTCATTTCTCTAATGTCTCTGTTGGGTCTAATCATTTCTCACCAAGCTCAGCTTCTAACCTCGAAGTTGTTAGTCTAAGCAAACTCAGCTCCAATCTTGAGCAGCTTCTCAGTAACCCTGATTGTGATTACACAGATGCAGAGATCATTGTAGACGGTGTTCCCGTTGGTGTTCACAGATGCATCTTATCTGCTAGAAGCAAGTTCTTCCAGGAGCTGTTCAAGAAAGACAAGAAGAGTTCCAAGGTTGAGAAACCAAAGTACCATTTGAAAGAGGTGTTGCCTTATGGAGGAGCTGTTGGGCATGAAGCTTTTGTTTATTTCCTCAGTTATATCTACACCGGGAGGTTAAAGCCATTTCCTTTAGAGGTTTCTACTTGTGTTGACTCTGTTTGTGCTCATGATTCTTGTCGACCTGCTATTGATTTCGTTGTTGAATTGATGTATGCTTCTTCTATTCTCCAAGTGCCTGAGCTTGTTTCATCTTTTCAG CGGAGGCTTTGTAACTTTGTGGAGAAGTCTCTTGTTGAGAACGTTATTCCGATTCTTTTGGTTGCTTTCAACTGTAAGCTGACTCAGCTTCTTGATCAATGTATTGAGAGAGTGGCGAGGTCAGATCTCTACAGGTTCTGTATTGAAAAGGAGGTTCCTGGAGAAGTAGCAGAGAAGATTCAACAGAAACGTCTCAAGTCTCCACAAGAAGAAAACAGTCCCAAAGTTTCAGATAAAACGCTGGAGAGAATCGGTAAAATTCTAAAGGCGTTGGATTCAGATGACGTTGAGCTTGTGAAGCTTCTTTTAACCGAGTCAGATATCACTCTAGATGAAGCCAATGGTCTTCATTACTCCGTGGTGTATAGTGATCCCAAAGTTGTTGCCGAGATTCTTGCTCTTGATATGGGTGATGTCAACCACAGAAACTCACGTGGCTACACGGTTCTTCATTTAGCTGCCATGCGTAAAGAGCCTTCCATCATCATATCTCTGCTCAAGAAAGGTGCAAATGCGTCTGGCTTCACGTGTGATGGACGCAGTGCGGTTAATATATGTAGAAGATTGACAACTCCAAAGGATTATAATACGAAAAAAGCGAAAGGGAGGGAAGCTAGTAAAGCACGGTTATGTATAGATCTCTTGGAAAGAGAAGTTAGAAGGAACCCTATGGTTGTTGATTCACCAATGTGTTCTCTTTCTATGCCTGAAGATCTCCAAATGAGACTGTTATACTTAGAAAAGAGAG tgGGGCTTGCTCAGTTGTTCTTTCCAACAGAAGCTAAAGTAGCAATGGACATTGCTAACGTAGAAGGCACAAGCGAGTTCACTGGTCTTCCACCACCTTCAAATGGGTTAACCGGAAACTTGAGTCAGGTTGATTTAAACGAAACTCCTCATATGCATACCAAAAGACTTCTTACTCGTATGGAGGCTCTAATGAATACAg TTGAGACTGGTCGAAGGTATTTTCCATATGGCTCAGAGGTTCTAGATAAGTACATGGAGGAGTACATAGACGATGACCTTCTGGATGATCTACAGATTGAGAAGGGATCTCCACAGGAGAAAAGGTTGAAAAGAATGAGATATAGAGAGCTTAAGGATGATGTCCAAAAGGCGTATAGCAAAGACAAAGAGTCTAAGATTGCACGGTCTTGTCTTTCTGCTTCACCCTCCCCTTCTTCTTCGTCCTCTTTAAGAGGAGATGGTCTGAGGAACTCAACATGA